In Populus alba chromosome 1, ASM523922v2, whole genome shotgun sequence, a single window of DNA contains:
- the LOC118038639 gene encoding rop guanine nucleotide exchange factor 14 isoform X3, giving the protein MPRIQGIMTYNGLESCIINNQSYENESGTSRGEGCVSDSFDDDGCSSCSSSKDAFGSFSSKWLTVKKDEHGLNDWELAGSPQHFYDKEKPCYSIQYSDVETMKEKFAKLLLGEDITGGRSGLSTALALSNAITNLAATVFGELWKLEPLPEERKTKWQREMDWLLSPTNYMVELVPAKQNCANGRMLEIMTPKARADIHVNLPALQKLDSMLIDTLDAMVNTEFWYSEVGSRAEGRTKSAKQSKRWWLPLPQVPTTGLSDSGRKKLLNQSKVVYQVFKAAKSVNETILLEMPVPTIIKDALPKSGKANLGEELYKVLTADSNTAEEMLNSLDLKSEHSALEAVNKLEAAIFAWKERVTAQVSGRSPVRTSWSFVKDPVSEFDKMESLLDSAESLLQLLKSRYPSLPQTFLDSTKVQYGKDVGHAILEAYSRVLGNVAFSILSRIADVMQEDSLTNPSSPAATCCFPGINSSGYVETPGHVLHVRQSLIIDEMNNVDGKYRESNASHISDQELSYSEARTSSAIATPSRSRVWCIGGDACRSLSPTNSP; this is encoded by the exons GGATAATGACATATAATGGCCTTGAGAGTTGCATTATAAACAACCAGTCTTATGAAAACGAAAGCGGGACAAGTAGAGGAGAGGGTTGTGTAAGTGACTCCTTCGATGATGATGGTTGTTCAAGCTGTTCTTCCAGCAAAGATGCTTTTGGATCATTTTCATCTAAATGGTTGACAGTGAAGAAGGATGAACATGGTTTGAATGATTGGGAGCTTGCTGGAAGCCCTCAACATTTTTATGATAAAGAGAAACCGTGTTACTCCATTCAATATTCAGATGTGGagacaatgaaagaaaaatttgcaaaactgttaCTAGGTGAAGATATCACAGGAGGGCGTAGTGGCCTCAGCACAGCACTGGCATTATCTAATGCTATAACAAATCTTGCAG CCACGGTTTTTGGGGAGCTTTGGAAATTGGAGCCATTGCCTGAAGAAAGAAAGACCAAATGGCAAAGAGAAATGGACTGGTTGCTTTCTCCTACAAACTACATGGTTGAGTTAGTACCTGCTAAGCAAAATTGTGCCAATGGCCGGATGCTAGAG ATAATGACACCAAAAGCCCGTGCAGACATCCATGTGAATCTTCCAGCACTTCAGAAGTTGGACTCTATGCTTATT GACACACTAGATGCAATGGTGAATACTGAGTTTTGGTACTCAGAAGTAGGCAGCCGGGCAGAAGGAAGAACCAAGAGCGCAAAGCAGAGCAAGAGGTGGTGGCTCCCATTGCCACAAGTACCAACAACTGGGCTTTCTGACTCAGGAAGAAAGAAATTACTCAATCAGAGTAAGGTGGTGTATCAAGTATTCAAGGCTGCCAAATCTGTCAATGAAACTATTTTGCTTGAAATGCCTGTGCCGACTATTATCAAGGATGCACTACCAAAG TCTGGAAAGGCAAACCTTGGTGAGGAACTGTACAAGGTGTTGACTGCAGATTCAAACACAGCTGAGGAAATGCTCAATTCTCTTGATTTAAAATCAGAACACAGTGCTCTTGAGGCTGTTAACAAGTTAGAAGCTGCCATATTTGCATGGAAAGAGAGAGTTACTGCACAAGTCAGTGGTAGATCTCCAGTTCGAACATCATGGTCCTTTGTTAAGGACCCAGTGTCAGAGTTTGACAAGATGGAGTCACTGTTGGACAGTGCGGAATCCCTTCTACAGCTGCTAAAGAGCAGATATCCAAGCCTTCCTCAAACATTTCTTGATTCTACAAAAGTCCAATATGGCAAG GACGTGGGACATGCAATCTTGGAAGCATATTCACGGGTTCTTGGAAACGTGGCATTCAGCATTCTGTCTAGGATAGCGGACGTTATGCAAGAAGATTCATTGACCAATCCTAGTTCTCCTGCGGCCACATGTTGCTTTCCAGGAATAAATTCATCAGGGTATGTGGAGACTCCAGGTCATGTGCTACATGTCCGACAGTCACTCATCATCGATGAGATGAATAACGTGGATGGAAAGTACCGCGAATCCAATGCCAGTCATATTTCTGATCAGGAACTCTCATACAGCGAAGCCAGAACAAGCTCGGCAATTGCAACACCAAGTCGAAGTCGAGTATGGTGCATTGGTGGAGATGCTTGTAGAAGTCTGTCCCCTACAAATTCTCCATAA
- the LOC118038639 gene encoding rop guanine nucleotide exchange factor 14 isoform X1: MMILRRRLACCTRDREISLDFDKQERIMTYNGLESCIINNQSYENESGTSRGEGCVSDSFDDDGCSSCSSSKDAFGSFSSKWLTVKKDEHGLNDWELAGSPQHFYDKEKPCYSIQYSDVETMKEKFAKLLLGEDITGGRSGLSTALALSNAITNLAATVFGELWKLEPLPEERKTKWQREMDWLLSPTNYMVELVPAKQNCANGRMLEIMTPKARADIHVNLPALQKLDSMLIDTLDAMVNTEFWYSEVGSRAEGRTKSAKQSKRWWLPLPQVPTTGLSDSGRKKLLNQSKVVYQVFKAAKSVNETILLEMPVPTIIKDALPKSGKANLGEELYKVLTADSNTAEEMLNSLDLKSEHSALEAVNKLEAAIFAWKERVTAQVSGRSPVRTSWSFVKDPVSEFDKMESLLDSAESLLQLLKSRYPSLPQTFLDSTKVQYGKDVGHAILEAYSRVLGNVAFSILSRIADVMQEDSLTNPSSPAATCCFPGINSSGYVETPGHVLHVRQSLIIDEMNNVDGKYRESNASHISDQELSYSEARTSSAIATPSRSRVWCIGGDACRSLSPTNSP; the protein is encoded by the exons GGATAATGACATATAATGGCCTTGAGAGTTGCATTATAAACAACCAGTCTTATGAAAACGAAAGCGGGACAAGTAGAGGAGAGGGTTGTGTAAGTGACTCCTTCGATGATGATGGTTGTTCAAGCTGTTCTTCCAGCAAAGATGCTTTTGGATCATTTTCATCTAAATGGTTGACAGTGAAGAAGGATGAACATGGTTTGAATGATTGGGAGCTTGCTGGAAGCCCTCAACATTTTTATGATAAAGAGAAACCGTGTTACTCCATTCAATATTCAGATGTGGagacaatgaaagaaaaatttgcaaaactgttaCTAGGTGAAGATATCACAGGAGGGCGTAGTGGCCTCAGCACAGCACTGGCATTATCTAATGCTATAACAAATCTTGCAG CCACGGTTTTTGGGGAGCTTTGGAAATTGGAGCCATTGCCTGAAGAAAGAAAGACCAAATGGCAAAGAGAAATGGACTGGTTGCTTTCTCCTACAAACTACATGGTTGAGTTAGTACCTGCTAAGCAAAATTGTGCCAATGGCCGGATGCTAGAG ATAATGACACCAAAAGCCCGTGCAGACATCCATGTGAATCTTCCAGCACTTCAGAAGTTGGACTCTATGCTTATT GACACACTAGATGCAATGGTGAATACTGAGTTTTGGTACTCAGAAGTAGGCAGCCGGGCAGAAGGAAGAACCAAGAGCGCAAAGCAGAGCAAGAGGTGGTGGCTCCCATTGCCACAAGTACCAACAACTGGGCTTTCTGACTCAGGAAGAAAGAAATTACTCAATCAGAGTAAGGTGGTGTATCAAGTATTCAAGGCTGCCAAATCTGTCAATGAAACTATTTTGCTTGAAATGCCTGTGCCGACTATTATCAAGGATGCACTACCAAAG TCTGGAAAGGCAAACCTTGGTGAGGAACTGTACAAGGTGTTGACTGCAGATTCAAACACAGCTGAGGAAATGCTCAATTCTCTTGATTTAAAATCAGAACACAGTGCTCTTGAGGCTGTTAACAAGTTAGAAGCTGCCATATTTGCATGGAAAGAGAGAGTTACTGCACAAGTCAGTGGTAGATCTCCAGTTCGAACATCATGGTCCTTTGTTAAGGACCCAGTGTCAGAGTTTGACAAGATGGAGTCACTGTTGGACAGTGCGGAATCCCTTCTACAGCTGCTAAAGAGCAGATATCCAAGCCTTCCTCAAACATTTCTTGATTCTACAAAAGTCCAATATGGCAAG GACGTGGGACATGCAATCTTGGAAGCATATTCACGGGTTCTTGGAAACGTGGCATTCAGCATTCTGTCTAGGATAGCGGACGTTATGCAAGAAGATTCATTGACCAATCCTAGTTCTCCTGCGGCCACATGTTGCTTTCCAGGAATAAATTCATCAGGGTATGTGGAGACTCCAGGTCATGTGCTACATGTCCGACAGTCACTCATCATCGATGAGATGAATAACGTGGATGGAAAGTACCGCGAATCCAATGCCAGTCATATTTCTGATCAGGAACTCTCATACAGCGAAGCCAGAACAAGCTCGGCAATTGCAACACCAAGTCGAAGTCGAGTATGGTGCATTGGTGGAGATGCTTGTAGAAGTCTGTCCCCTACAAATTCTCCATAA
- the LOC118038639 gene encoding rop guanine nucleotide exchange factor 14 isoform X2 translates to MVYFWISCEPGPPILHILVCTMTGIMTYNGLESCIINNQSYENESGTSRGEGCVSDSFDDDGCSSCSSSKDAFGSFSSKWLTVKKDEHGLNDWELAGSPQHFYDKEKPCYSIQYSDVETMKEKFAKLLLGEDITGGRSGLSTALALSNAITNLAATVFGELWKLEPLPEERKTKWQREMDWLLSPTNYMVELVPAKQNCANGRMLEIMTPKARADIHVNLPALQKLDSMLIDTLDAMVNTEFWYSEVGSRAEGRTKSAKQSKRWWLPLPQVPTTGLSDSGRKKLLNQSKVVYQVFKAAKSVNETILLEMPVPTIIKDALPKSGKANLGEELYKVLTADSNTAEEMLNSLDLKSEHSALEAVNKLEAAIFAWKERVTAQVSGRSPVRTSWSFVKDPVSEFDKMESLLDSAESLLQLLKSRYPSLPQTFLDSTKVQYGKDVGHAILEAYSRVLGNVAFSILSRIADVMQEDSLTNPSSPAATCCFPGINSSGYVETPGHVLHVRQSLIIDEMNNVDGKYRESNASHISDQELSYSEARTSSAIATPSRSRVWCIGGDACRSLSPTNSP, encoded by the exons GGATAATGACATATAATGGCCTTGAGAGTTGCATTATAAACAACCAGTCTTATGAAAACGAAAGCGGGACAAGTAGAGGAGAGGGTTGTGTAAGTGACTCCTTCGATGATGATGGTTGTTCAAGCTGTTCTTCCAGCAAAGATGCTTTTGGATCATTTTCATCTAAATGGTTGACAGTGAAGAAGGATGAACATGGTTTGAATGATTGGGAGCTTGCTGGAAGCCCTCAACATTTTTATGATAAAGAGAAACCGTGTTACTCCATTCAATATTCAGATGTGGagacaatgaaagaaaaatttgcaaaactgttaCTAGGTGAAGATATCACAGGAGGGCGTAGTGGCCTCAGCACAGCACTGGCATTATCTAATGCTATAACAAATCTTGCAG CCACGGTTTTTGGGGAGCTTTGGAAATTGGAGCCATTGCCTGAAGAAAGAAAGACCAAATGGCAAAGAGAAATGGACTGGTTGCTTTCTCCTACAAACTACATGGTTGAGTTAGTACCTGCTAAGCAAAATTGTGCCAATGGCCGGATGCTAGAG ATAATGACACCAAAAGCCCGTGCAGACATCCATGTGAATCTTCCAGCACTTCAGAAGTTGGACTCTATGCTTATT GACACACTAGATGCAATGGTGAATACTGAGTTTTGGTACTCAGAAGTAGGCAGCCGGGCAGAAGGAAGAACCAAGAGCGCAAAGCAGAGCAAGAGGTGGTGGCTCCCATTGCCACAAGTACCAACAACTGGGCTTTCTGACTCAGGAAGAAAGAAATTACTCAATCAGAGTAAGGTGGTGTATCAAGTATTCAAGGCTGCCAAATCTGTCAATGAAACTATTTTGCTTGAAATGCCTGTGCCGACTATTATCAAGGATGCACTACCAAAG TCTGGAAAGGCAAACCTTGGTGAGGAACTGTACAAGGTGTTGACTGCAGATTCAAACACAGCTGAGGAAATGCTCAATTCTCTTGATTTAAAATCAGAACACAGTGCTCTTGAGGCTGTTAACAAGTTAGAAGCTGCCATATTTGCATGGAAAGAGAGAGTTACTGCACAAGTCAGTGGTAGATCTCCAGTTCGAACATCATGGTCCTTTGTTAAGGACCCAGTGTCAGAGTTTGACAAGATGGAGTCACTGTTGGACAGTGCGGAATCCCTTCTACAGCTGCTAAAGAGCAGATATCCAAGCCTTCCTCAAACATTTCTTGATTCTACAAAAGTCCAATATGGCAAG GACGTGGGACATGCAATCTTGGAAGCATATTCACGGGTTCTTGGAAACGTGGCATTCAGCATTCTGTCTAGGATAGCGGACGTTATGCAAGAAGATTCATTGACCAATCCTAGTTCTCCTGCGGCCACATGTTGCTTTCCAGGAATAAATTCATCAGGGTATGTGGAGACTCCAGGTCATGTGCTACATGTCCGACAGTCACTCATCATCGATGAGATGAATAACGTGGATGGAAAGTACCGCGAATCCAATGCCAGTCATATTTCTGATCAGGAACTCTCATACAGCGAAGCCAGAACAAGCTCGGCAATTGCAACACCAAGTCGAAGTCGAGTATGGTGCATTGGTGGAGATGCTTGTAGAAGTCTGTCCCCTACAAATTCTCCATAA